AACCCAGATCAGCTCGTAGGCACCCAGCCGCACGATGTTCCGGTCCGCGACCGGCATGCGGTCGAGGTCCCAGTCCACGGCGTAGGTGACGATCAGGTCGTCGATGCGGTCCACCTTGTCGGCGTACCCCTCGACGAGGTTCATCGTGAACTCGCTGACCGCCGGCTGACGGCCGTCGGTGTCGTTCCGTGAGTGACGGACCCAGTCCGCGAGGACCTCACGCACGGGCACGCCGCGCTGATCGGCCTCGAAGAGGATCTGGAAAGCACGCTTGCGGGCGTTGCTCCGGGCTCCCACGGTTAGCTGTTCACCCGGCCGAGGTAGTCGCTGGTACGGGTGTCGACCTTGACCTTCTCGCCGGTGGTGACGAAGAGCGGGACCTGGATCTCGTGACCGGTCTGCAGGGTCGCGGGCTTGGTGCCACCGGTGGAACGGTCGCCCTGGACGCCCGGGTCCGTGTGCTCGATCACGAGCTCGACGGCGGCCGGCAGCTCGACGTAGAGCACCTCGCCCTCGTGCTGCGCGACGGAGGCGGTGAAGCCCTCGATCAGGAAGTTGGCGGCGTTGCCGACGGCCTTCTTGTCGACCATCAGCTGGTCGAAGGTGTCCATGTCCATGAAGACGAAGTAGTCGCCGTCCATGTACGAGAACTGCATGTCACGGCGGTCAATGGTGGCCGTCTCGACCTTGGTGCCGGCGTTGAACGTCTTGTCGACGACCTTGCCGGACATCACGCTCTTGAGCTTGGTGCGCACGAAGGCCGGGCCCTTGCCGGGCTTGACGTGCTGGAACTCGACGACGGACCAGAGCTGGCCCCCGTCGAGCTTGAGCACCATGCCGTTCTTGAGGTCGTTCGTGGAAGCCACGGTTGCGAAATCTCCTGGACTGGTGGACCACGGGTGGCGCGCACAGCAAAGCTAGAGCGCGAGCAGCTCCTTGGTCGTGATGGTGAGTAGCTCGGGTCCGCCGTCCGCCTCAGGGCGTACGACGAGCGTGTCATCGATCCGGACGCCGCCCCGGCCCGGGAGGTGAACCCCCGGTTCGACGGTGACCGGCACGCAAGCGTCCAGTTTACCCATTGCTGTAGGTGCAAGCTGCGGGTCCTCGTCGATTTCGAGGCCGACGCCGTGTCCGGTCCACGGAGCGAGGGCTTCACCATGGCCCGCGGAGTCCAGTACGGAGCGCGCCGCGTGGTCCACGTCGCGGTACGCGGCCCCGGGCAGCAGGGCCTCGCGGCCCGCCCGCTGAGCGGCGAAGACGAGGTCGTACAGCTCGATCTGCCAGTCCGCGGGAGTGGTGCCGATCACGAAGGTACGGCCGATCTCACACCGGTAGCCGCGGTAGTTCGCGCCCAGGCAGACGGAGAGGAAATCCCCTTCCTCCACCCGGCGGTCGGAGGGCCGGTGCCGGGAGCGGCCGGAGTGCGGGCCGGTGCCGACGGAGGTGGGGAAGGCCGGGCCGTCGGCGCCGTGGTCCACCAGGCGCCGTTCCAGCTCCAGGGCGAGGTGGCGTTCGGTGCGGCCGACGAGGATGGACTCCAGGAGTTCGCCGAGGGCCTGGTCGGCGATCTCGGCGGCGATCCGCAGACAGGCGATCTCCTCCTCGTCCTTGATCAGCCGCTGCTGTTCGACGGCGGGTCCGAGGTCGGCCAGCCGCAGCCGGGGCGCCACCGAGCGCAGGGCGCGGTGCCGGGCGACGGTGAGGTGGTGTTCCTCGACGGCGAGCGCGTCCGCGCGGACGTCCTGGCCCGAGGCGTGGTCGGCCGCCGCGACGGCCGGATCACCGCCCGGGCCGGAGAGCACGGACAGCCGCAGGTGTTCGTCGAGCCGGCCCTCGTCCGCTTCGCCCGTGGGCGAGGCGGCGCAGAAGAGCACGTCCTCGGCGGGCCCGATCAGCAGTACCGCGCCCTCGGGGAAGGCCCCGGCGAGATAGCGGACGTTGGCCGGACGCGTGA
This is a stretch of genomic DNA from Streptomyces sp. NBC_00536. It encodes these proteins:
- a CDS encoding aminopeptidase P family protein, yielding MSDVYAARRGLLRDRCAAAGNSAALITRPANVRYLAGAFPEGAVLLIGPAEDVLFCAASPTGEADEGRLDEHLRLSVLSGPGGDPAVAAADHASGQDVRADALAVEEHHLTVARHRALRSVAPRLRLADLGPAVEQQRLIKDEEEIACLRIAAEIADQALGELLESILVGRTERHLALELERRLVDHGADGPAFPTSVGTGPHSGRSRHRPSDRRVEEGDFLSVCLGANYRGYRCEIGRTFVIGTTPADWQIELYDLVFAAQRAGREALLPGAAYRDVDHAARSVLDSAGHGEALAPWTGHGVGLEIDEDPQLAPTAMGKLDACVPVTVEPGVHLPGRGGVRIDDTLVVRPEADGGPELLTITTKELLAL
- the nusB gene encoding transcription antitermination factor NusB — its product is MGARSNARKRAFQILFEADQRGVPVREVLADWVRHSRNDTDGRQPAVSEFTMNLVEGYADKVDRIDDLIVTYAVDWDLDRMPVADRNIVRLGAYELIWVDETPDAVAIDEAVQLAKEFSTDESPGFVNGLLGRFKDLKPKLRRDESQ
- the efp gene encoding elongation factor P — its product is MASTNDLKNGMVLKLDGGQLWSVVEFQHVKPGKGPAFVRTKLKSVMSGKVVDKTFNAGTKVETATIDRRDMQFSYMDGDYFVFMDMDTFDQLMVDKKAVGNAANFLIEGFTASVAQHEGEVLYVELPAAVELVIEHTDPGVQGDRSTGGTKPATLQTGHEIQVPLFVTTGEKVKVDTRTSDYLGRVNS